The following are from one region of the Vibrio hyugaensis genome:
- a CDS encoding efflux RND transporter periplasmic adaptor subunit, giving the protein MSMRATLSVLTLSILMVSPAAFAAKRGPSTVTVVTEQVETHEINQSLSLIGKLESAKSVVVASEVSGKVKQIAVNANQNVQQNQLLIQLNDDKAQAALIEAKAYLKDEQRKLKEFQRLVKRNAITQTEIDGQKASVEIAEARLDAAKANLADLHISAPFAGTVGFIDFSKGKMVSAGTELLTLDDLSVMELDLQVPERYLSMLSVGMEVHATTSAWNNQEFVGKVTGIDTRISAETLNLRVRIEFDNPENHLKPGMLMNASLVFPAIEAPIIPVQALEYSGTKRFVYVIDEDNKAMRQEVFLGARVDNEVVIESGVEIGDKIVVQGIVNMRDGVEVTEIVAPTQSKTVNAPDAKGKAAKEAN; this is encoded by the coding sequence ATGAGTATGAGAGCCACTTTATCTGTTTTAACGCTTTCTATTTTAATGGTTTCACCAGCAGCTTTTGCTGCCAAACGTGGTCCATCAACAGTTACGGTGGTAACTGAGCAAGTAGAAACGCATGAAATTAACCAATCTTTGTCACTGATCGGCAAATTAGAATCAGCCAAGTCTGTGGTTGTTGCGTCTGAGGTTTCTGGCAAGGTGAAACAAATCGCCGTTAACGCCAATCAAAACGTTCAGCAAAACCAGCTTTTGATTCAACTTAATGATGATAAAGCACAAGCTGCATTAATAGAGGCAAAAGCATACCTAAAAGATGAGCAGCGTAAGTTAAAAGAGTTTCAGCGTTTGGTAAAACGTAACGCGATTACTCAAACTGAAATTGATGGGCAAAAGGCGAGTGTTGAAATTGCAGAAGCGCGCCTAGATGCAGCCAAAGCCAACTTAGCGGATCTCCATATCAGTGCGCCTTTTGCCGGTACAGTAGGTTTCATCGATTTTAGTAAAGGTAAGATGGTCAGTGCGGGCACAGAGTTACTGACTCTGGATGATCTTTCGGTTATGGAGTTGGACCTTCAAGTTCCGGAGCGTTACTTATCTATGTTGTCGGTCGGTATGGAAGTGCATGCCACAACCAGTGCTTGGAACAATCAAGAATTTGTCGGCAAGGTTACAGGTATTGATACTCGAATCAGTGCTGAAACCCTCAACTTGCGTGTTCGTATCGAGTTTGATAACCCAGAAAATCACCTAAAGCCAGGCATGTTAATGAATGCCTCTTTGGTATTCCCGGCTATTGAAGCGCCAATCATTCCGGTTCAAGCTCTGGAATACTCAGGTACTAAGCGTTTTGTATACGTGATTGATGAAGACAACAAAGCAATGCGTCAGGAAGTCTTCCTTGGTGCGCGTGTTGATAATGAAGTGGTGATCGAATCGGGCGTCGAAATCGGCGATAAGATTGTCGTTCAAGGTATCGTAAACATGCGTGATGGTGTTGAAGTAACAGAAATTGTTGCGCCAACTCAATCGAAGACCGTGAATGCTCCAGATGCAAAAGGCAAAGCGGCTAAGGAAGCGAATTAA